From Coffea arabica cultivar ET-39 chromosome 9c, Coffea Arabica ET-39 HiFi, whole genome shotgun sequence, one genomic window encodes:
- the LOC113708607 gene encoding uncharacterized protein isoform X1 — protein sequence MPPRTRSISRVGKLILPDPVSTAWSECGENDLQLCITNYFKCKKPMAGKVGSSRQGRAQFPMERELEFAEYLVEFKRANRMNKGSLKSEVFPAIVDKFAKKGCHFDPTQIKAKYYALRHLTQEYNRMRLRVTGAGWDPLLQTVIMDESKWQAVIKENPSFKTYHNKDCRVFYILSEVFDKMDAQGRYARDSNQPPVDINDEIRARQNQTCDNMGGQGTEHVNLTDDMIPPMQSIGKSDAKHLKGKGKGKRKTPESSSARDGDPPPGLSRSSYNNVISWMDATFASDRSMSQSVDAPPPPPVAAPAPPPPIYMDDDPYSVLKAAEALTKIEGLSDKVFVTAACKLADSADHRRMFLSQKSEARKRLYALNIGGGHLDD from the exons ATGCCGCCGCGCACTAGATCCATTTCTAGAG TCGGAAAACTCATACTTCCTGATCCTGTTAGCACTGCTTGGTCCGAGTGTGGAGAGAACGACTTACAGCTTTGCATCACCAATTACTTCAAG TGTAAAAAACCAATGGCTGGTAAGGTTGGTTCATCAAGGCAAGGTCGAGCCCAATTTCCAATGGAGCGAGAGCTTGAATTTGCGGAGTACTTGGTTGAATTTAAACGGGCTAATAGAATGAACAAGGGCAGCTTAAAGAGTGAGGTCTTCCCGGCAATTGTTGATAAATTTGCCAAAAAAGGATGCCACTTTGATCCAACTCAAATCAAGGCGAAGTATTATGCATTACGCCATCTGACACAAGAATACAATCGCATGCGATTGAGGGTGACTGGGGCCGGATGGGATCCCCTCCTCCAGACTGTAATCATGGACGAAAGCAAATGGCAAGCTGTGATTAAG GAGAATCCATCCTTTAAGACTTACCACAACAAAGATTGCCGTGTCTTCTACATATTGTCGGAGGTGTTTGACAAAATGGATGCCCAAGGGCGATATGCAAGGGACTCAAACCAACCACCAGTTGACATCAATGACGAGATAAGAGCGAGGCAAAATCAAACGTGTGACAATATGGGTGGCCAGGGCACGGAGCACGTGAACCTGACTGATGATATGATCCCTCCTATGCAGTCAATTGGGAAATCGGATGCCAAACATTTgaaaggcaaaggcaaagggaaaaggaagactcCGGAATCTTCATCCGCCAGAGACGGCGACCCCCCGCCTGGGCTAAGTCGCTCCTCCTACAATAATGTAATATCTTGGATGGATGCGACGTTTGCTTCCGATCGGAGCATGTCCCAGAGCGTAGATGCCCCACCTCCTCCACCTGTTGCTGCTCCAGCTCCTCCTCCTCCGATTTACATGGATGATGACCCTTACTCGGTGTTAAAGGCAGCTGAAGCCTTAACCAAAATAGAAGGCTTGTCGGATAAAGTATTTGTCACAGCAGCTTGCAAGTTGGCTGATTCCGCTGACCATCGGAGGATGTTTTTGAGTCAGAAGAGTGAGGCTAGGAAGCGGTTATATGCACTGAATATTGGGGGGGGGCACCTAGATGATTGA
- the LOC113708607 gene encoding uncharacterized protein isoform X2 — protein MAGKVGSSRQGRAQFPMERELEFAEYLVEFKRANRMNKGSLKSEVFPAIVDKFAKKGCHFDPTQIKAKYYALRHLTQEYNRMRLRVTGAGWDPLLQTVIMDESKWQAVIKENPSFKTYHNKDCRVFYILSEVFDKMDAQGRYARDSNQPPVDINDEIRARQNQTCDNMGGQGTEHVNLTDDMIPPMQSIGKSDAKHLKGKGKGKRKTPESSSARDGDPPPGLSRSSYNNVISWMDATFASDRSMSQSVDAPPPPPVAAPAPPPPIYMDDDPYSVLKAAEALTKIEGLSDKVFVTAACKLADSADHRRMFLSQKSEARKRLYALNIGGGHLDD, from the exons ATGGCTGGTAAGGTTGGTTCATCAAGGCAAGGTCGAGCCCAATTTCCAATGGAGCGAGAGCTTGAATTTGCGGAGTACTTGGTTGAATTTAAACGGGCTAATAGAATGAACAAGGGCAGCTTAAAGAGTGAGGTCTTCCCGGCAATTGTTGATAAATTTGCCAAAAAAGGATGCCACTTTGATCCAACTCAAATCAAGGCGAAGTATTATGCATTACGCCATCTGACACAAGAATACAATCGCATGCGATTGAGGGTGACTGGGGCCGGATGGGATCCCCTCCTCCAGACTGTAATCATGGACGAAAGCAAATGGCAAGCTGTGATTAAG GAGAATCCATCCTTTAAGACTTACCACAACAAAGATTGCCGTGTCTTCTACATATTGTCGGAGGTGTTTGACAAAATGGATGCCCAAGGGCGATATGCAAGGGACTCAAACCAACCACCAGTTGACATCAATGACGAGATAAGAGCGAGGCAAAATCAAACGTGTGACAATATGGGTGGCCAGGGCACGGAGCACGTGAACCTGACTGATGATATGATCCCTCCTATGCAGTCAATTGGGAAATCGGATGCCAAACATTTgaaaggcaaaggcaaagggaaaaggaagactcCGGAATCTTCATCCGCCAGAGACGGCGACCCCCCGCCTGGGCTAAGTCGCTCCTCCTACAATAATGTAATATCTTGGATGGATGCGACGTTTGCTTCCGATCGGAGCATGTCCCAGAGCGTAGATGCCCCACCTCCTCCACCTGTTGCTGCTCCAGCTCCTCCTCCTCCGATTTACATGGATGATGACCCTTACTCGGTGTTAAAGGCAGCTGAAGCCTTAACCAAAATAGAAGGCTTGTCGGATAAAGTATTTGTCACAGCAGCTTGCAAGTTGGCTGATTCCGCTGACCATCGGAGGATGTTTTTGAGTCAGAAGAGTGAGGCTAGGAAGCGGTTATATGCACTGAATATTGGGGGGGGGCACCTAGATGATTGA